From the genome of Symphalangus syndactylus isolate Jambi chromosome 5, NHGRI_mSymSyn1-v2.1_pri, whole genome shotgun sequence, one region includes:
- the SH2D7 gene encoding SH2 domain-containing protein 7, producing MEDSLKQLSLGRDPEGAGDSQALAELQELALKWFMETQAPFILQNGALPPWFHGFITRKQTEQLLRDKALGSFLIRLSDRATGYILSYRGSDRCRHFVINQLRNRRYIISGDTQSHSTLAELVRHYQEAQLEPFEETLTAACPRPEDNDLYDAITRGLHQPIMDPENPPATASPTVVPDKAASPCSSPKPQVSFLHAQKSLDVSPWNLSQEESMEASIRVSPLPERSSSLLEESFGGPNDIIYADLRKMNQARLGLGTEGSGRPGPVPAGSQAYSPGRQAQRRLSDGEQNRPDGLVPALSGVSPDQGPTESPTSWGCSDAMGSLGATWRQEFPKLSQEAQPCSQDSSADIYEFIGTEGLLQEARDTPDQEGSTYEQIPACWSGPARAPHPGASPTYSPWVHGPMDHGYKRISGTPGLSEPGNTYEQIPATKSKETGWTHKPDKLRRLFFTYRKHKF from the exons ATGGAGGACAGCCTAAAGCAGCTCAGCCTGGGGAGGGATCCTGAGGGGGCAGGGGACAGCCAGGCCCTGGCTGAGCTCCAGGAGCTTGCCCTGAAGTGGTTCATGGAGACACAGGCCCCCTTCATTCTGCAGAATggtgctctgcctccctggtttcaTGGATTCATCACCCGCAA GCAGACGGAGCAGCTACTCAGGGACAAAGCTCTTGGTTCCTTCCTTATCCGCCTCAGTGACCGAGCCACTGGCTACATCTTGTCCTACAG GGGCAGCGATCGCTGCCGACATTTTGTCATCAACCAGCTTCGAAACCGGCGTTACATCATCTCAGGGGACACCCAGAGCCACAGCACCCTGGCTGAGCTTGTGCGCCATTACCAGGAGGCACAGCTTGAGCCCTTCGAAGAGACGCTGACTGCTGCCTGCCCCCGG CCAGAGGACAATGATCTGTATGATGCCATCACCCGGGGCCTCCACCAGCCCATCATGGACCCAGAAAACCCACCTGCCACGGCATCCCCCACAGTGGTCCCAGACAAGGCCGCCAGCCCCTGCTCTTCTCCAAAGCCCCAGGTCTCCTTCCTCCATGCACAGAAGAGCCTGGATGTGAGTCCCTGGAACCTCTCCCAGGAGGAAAGCATGGAG GCTTCCATCAGAGTGTCCCCACTCCCTGAGAGGAGTTCCTCCCTCCTGGAAGAGTCTTTTGGAGGCCCCAATGACATCATCTATGCAGACCTGAGGAAGATGAACCAGGCACGGCTAGGCTTGGGCACAGAGGGGTCCGGCAGGCCTGGGCCAGTTCCAGCTGGCAGCCAGGCCTACTCCCCAGGCAGGCAGGCCCAAAGGAGACTCTCAGATGGAGAACAGAATAGGCCTGATGGCCTGGTGCCTGCCCTCTCTGGGGTGAGCCCAGACCAGGGTCCCACAGAGTCTCCCACTTCCTGGGGGTGTTCTGATGCCATGGGATCCCTGGGGGCTACCTGGAGGCAGGAGTTTCCAAAGCTGAGCCAAGAGGCTCAGCCCTGCTCCCAGGACAGCTCTGCAGATATCTATGAGTTCATCGGGACAGAAGGCCTCCTGCAAGAGGCCAGGGACACACCAGACCAAGAAGGCAGTACCTATGAGCAGATCCCAGCTTGCTGGAGTGGCCCAGCCAGGGCCCCACATCCTGGGGCCAGTCCCACATATAGCCCATGGGTCCATGGGCCCATGGACCATGGCTACAAGAGGATCTCAGGGACCCCAGGGCTCTCAGAGCCTGGGAACACCTATGAGCAGATCCCAGCAACCAAGAGCAAGGAGACTGGATGGACACACAAG